GTCCCGGAGTTCAGGCCCTACCGGCAGGTCGACGGAGTCGCCGACCTCATGGACCGCCTCAGAGCGAGCTGACCGACACAAGCGCGGTGCGGCGGGCCGGGCCGAAGACGTGGTCGAAGGCGAGGGCGCGGTCGGCGGGGACGAGGAGGTAGGGCGCGCCGGAGCCGGCGGTGGTCCGAGGCCCGCCTATGCCCGTGCCGAGGGCGTCGCTGGGGGTGAGGATGTCGAGGTCGTCGAAGACGTAGTACAGGGGCAGCCGGGTCCAGGCGACGAGCTGGAGGTGGGCGGTGACGGCGGCGTTCTCGATGGCGTGCCGACTGCTGGTCCGGCTGGTCATCCGGCTCTTGCAGTCGATCAAGACGACCTGCCCGTCCCGGGCAGCTATGAGGTCGGGGGTCCAGCGAAGGAAGCTGTCGGTGCTGCGGAGGGCCACGCGGACGGGCTCACCCATGACTCCCTGGCCCCAGGGGCTGACATCCCAGCCGCGGTGGTTGAGTTCCTCGGTGACGCGTCGCTCGTGGGCGTCACCGATCGCCTTCCTGGCGTGAAAGCTCGGCATGCTGGAAGTGTGGCGCGTCCTCGCCCTGACGAAACGACAGCCGCCTTTGGCGCGCTCGGGTTCAGCCAGGTCTCATCGCTGTCCGCGGAGGTCCGTGGTTGTCCGTGGTTGTCCGCGTGGGTCCCAGGCTGTCCCACCATGTCTCATCGTCGGCGGCCTGAACATGACCGGATCCAGCCCCCGTGGACGAGGCGGCGCCTGAGATCCGGATCGCTGCTCCTGCGCTGGCGGTGGCAGGAGACCGCGGAGACGATCTTGCCACCATGCCACAGTCACCCGTGGAACCGGTGTGCTCAGCGACATCGTCCACGGAACCGGTCCACTGCACGACCGCTGCGCCGGTGGTCCTGGTGCGGCCGGTGACGACGAACCGGGGGATGCTCTGGGTCGGTGGCGGCGTTGTAGCTGGCAGTGAGCTTGGTCCAGGGTTGGAGTTGAAGGGCGCGGCGGAGTTGCCGGTGTCGTCGTCGTAGGCGGCGCCAGCCGGGTCGGCAGGCTCAGCGTCAGTAGACCGCCCTCCCCGAAGGGTTGGTGTTCCGCGTTTCTTACGGACTGCCGGTGGCTGCCTCACTTGGAGCCAGGCCACGGATCTGTGAGGTCAGTGGTCCGGTCAGGTCGGCGTGGGTGAGGAGGGTCAGGTTGGCGCTGGGCGCGGTGAGGGGTGAGTCGATGGCGGTGAAGTGGAGACGAGGATCTGCTTTGAGGAGGGCGGGGATCGCCGATCCGGGGCTGCCGACGGTGATGATGAGAGTGCAGTGCTGGGCGGCAAGGCCGGCGAGGTAGGAGGCCGCCTGTCCGGGCTTGGTGTCGGGGATGGTCAGTTGCTGGAGATTGATGTTCTGGCCGTTCGCGGCGGTGCGCATCGTGGATCAGGCGCTCGCGGCGGTCTTGCAGAACCCTCTAAGGGACGAAAATCCAGGCGATTCTTGTCTCAGGGGCGGCCTTGGATGGCGAGAATATGGCGACCCTGACCCAAATAATGGCGGGCGAGCAACCGGTATTGAAGCTTGCCTTGACACGGAGTGGATAGAAACCCATCCCGGATCCAGCACGCAAAAGGATATAAATCCACCAGGAACCGACTGGGCGAAGGACTTCGCCAGATACCTGGGCCTTCTTCCGAGTGCGGATATCAATAAATGCCATCTTCTCGCTGATACGCTCTCGGGCGAAGGAGGCCGAACCGATAATCTGGTTCCGTGCTCTCGGGCCACCAATTTTCCCAAGAGATTGGGAGACCCGGGTCGCATGGAGGACAACATGCGTAAATTCGA
The Kitasatospora paranensis genome window above contains:
- a CDS encoding DNA/RNA non-specific endonuclease; amino-acid sequence: MFWPFAAVRIVDQALAAVLQNPLRDENPGDSCLRGGLGWREYGDPDPNNGGRATGIEACLDTEWIETHPGSSTQKDINPPGTDWAKDFARYLGLLPSADINKCHLLADTLSGEGGRTDNLVPCSRATNFPKRLGDPGRMEDNMRKFEGETRAAVDAGSIVHYRVVPVYAGPRTVPYAIEMYAYGTDRNGIPNFALSETVANTIYSPRVGSVNMGLWTDSRTGSVVPTN